A DNA window from Drosophila pseudoobscura strain MV-25-SWS-2005 chromosome 2, UCI_Dpse_MV25, whole genome shotgun sequence contains the following coding sequences:
- the LOC4800890 gene encoding uncharacterized protein produces MHWQLVTALLLFVAWNYPIQTQSARMPALEVQQGPGRPQARQPANKDNYQYVLLPNNSGGYRRRRIHDIQGKAAPTTTTERPLVRVWNSFIRSVQPSLSWRNLTNPLANFFNDGSANIIETSPVFLQSLDEDLDPQPESPTPESQSSKKRKRKRRKQQKRRPAFDAQEYDPYDYYAPPLPPAEPMFFYDTNSGSYYGVQRFSPQDFQANYYNHFDPASEGEPQEPTVLGKINTKKIALLRPLPLSAVGTVDASDSANQNEDTDDEIDSNDSTALTDATSYGIGEEDDDAASQSPLSESMRNALGTYMRDDQPNRQRQRQSGRNGGVTAISDSGAKVSPRNQNRYYSLRAW; encoded by the exons ATGCATTGGCAATTGGTGACAGCTTTGTTGCTCTTTGTAGCATGGAATTATCCCATTCAGACTCAATCAGCCAGGATGCCGGCTTTGGAGGTGCAGCAAGGGCCAGGGCGGCCACAGGCACGGCAGCCAGCCAATAAAGA TAACTACCAGTATGTCCTGTTGCCGAATAATAGCGGTGGGTACCGGAGGCGTCGCATCCATGACATCCAAGGCAAGGCTGCGCCAACGACAACCACAGAGCGTCCACTAGTCCGCGTATGGAATAGTTTCATTCGAAGTGTTCAGCCCTCGTTAAGTTGGCGAAACTTGACCAATCCATTGGCCAACTTCTTTAACGATGGCAGCGCCAATATCATTGAGACATCGCCCGTGTTCCTTCAGTCTCTGGACGAGGACCTGGACCCACAGCCAGAGAGTCCGACTCCAGAGTCGCAGAGCTCCAAGAAACGCAAACGAAAGCGCCGCAAGCAGCAGAAACGTAGGCCCGCCTTTGACGCGCAGGAGTATGATCCGTACGATTACTATGCACCTCCGTTGCCTCCAGCCGAGCCTATGTTCTTCTACGACACTAACTCCGGCAGCTATTACGGAGTGCAGCGCTTCAGCCCGCAAGACTTTCAGGCAAACTACTACAATCACTTTGATCCCGCATCGGAGGGGGAGCCACAGGAGCCGACAGTTTTGGGTAAAATCAACACCAAAAAGATTGCTCTTCTGCGGCCACTGCCGTTGTCCGCAGTGGGCACAGTCGACGCCAGCGACTCGGCCAATCAAAACGAAGACACAGACGATGAAATTGATTCGAACGATAGTACAGCACTGACCGATGCAACGTCTTACGGCATTGGCGAAGAAGACGATGACGCCGCGAGTCAGTCACCGCTCTCCGAGAGCATGCGCAATGCTCTAGGCACGTATATGCGTGACGATCAACCCAATCGCCAGCGCCAACGCCAGTCAGGGCGCAATGGTGGCGTCACTGCAATTTCAGACTCAGGTGCCAAGGTTTCTCCTCGGAACCAGAACCGCTACTATTCGCTGCGCGCCTGGtga
- the Cdk2 gene encoding cyclin-dependent kinase 2 has protein sequence MTTVLDNFLRAEKIGEGTYGIVYKARSNLTGQDVALKKIRLEGEDEGVPSTAIREISLLKNLKHQNVVQLFDVVISGNNLYMIFEYLNMDLKKLMDKKKDVFTPQLIKSYMHQIFDALCFCHTNRVLHRDLKPQNLLVDTAGRIKLADFGLARAFNVPMRPYTHEVVTLWYRAPEILLGTKFYSTGVDIWSLGCIFAEMIMRRSLFPGDSEIDQLFRIFRTLSTPDETTWPGVTQLPDFKAKFPKFQPSNVPAPIREHEAHDLIMSMLCYNPNMRISAKDALQHAYFQNVEHVDHVALPVDPNAGSASRLTKLV, from the exons ATGACAACTGTTTTAGACAACTTCCTACGAGCCGAGAAAATCGGCGAAGGCACATACGGCATTGTCTACAAGGCGCGCAGCAATTTAACTGGTCAGGATGTGGCTCTCAAGAAAATCCGTCTGGAAGG TGAGGATGAAGGCGTCCCTTCCACAGCCATACGTGAGATATCCCTGCTGAAGAATCTCAAGCACCAGAATGTGGTGCAGCTGTTTGACGTGGTTATTTCTGGTAATAATCTATACATGATATTCGAGTATCTCAACATGGATCTGAAGAAACTGATGGACAAGAAGAAGGATGTCTTTACGCCACAGTTGATCAAA AGCTATATGCACCAGATATTCGACGCCCTCTGCTTTTGTCACACCAATCGTGTACTGCACCGCGATCTCAAGCCGCAGAATCTACTCGTAGACACGGCGGGCAGAATAAAG TTGGCAGATTTCGGGCTGGCACGAGCCTTTAATGTACCCATGCGACCGTACACCCACGAGGTGGTCACGCTCTGGTACCGAGCACCGGAAATATTGCTGGGAACTAAGTTCTACTCGACTGGAGTGGACATCTGGAGCCTGGGCTGCATTTTCGCCGAGATG ATAATGCGACGATCATTGTTTCCCGGGGACAGCGAAATCGATCAACTGTTTCGGATCTTTCGCACTTTGAGCACGCCCGACGAAACCACATGGCCTGGTGTGACACAGCTGCCGGATTTTAAGGCTAAGTTCCCAAAATTTCAGCCCTCCAATGTGCCTGCACCCATCCGCGAGCACGAGGCACATGATCTTATAATG TCGATGCTGTGCTATAACCCCAACATGCGCATCTCCGCCAAGGACGCCCTTCAGCATGCATATTTTCAAAACGTTGAGCATGTGGATCATGTTGCACTGCCAGTGGATCCCAATGCTGGCAGTGCATCTCGTCTCACGAAGCTCGTCTAA
- the LOC13036546 gene encoding venom peptide isomerase heavy chain: MIQSIQSLLVRRPIHSSHNEMPGSRVFVFVNSIVLSVLAIAVVCEEEACGRLDERQLYTNKVYAEQDEQPWLGRLVYKNSSEAFIFHCVAVLLNARHALNPASCFYRNKKPHTPYAVLFDTSDCESSTHTKMFSIDKFIVHPDYNINTLGDDLAVIRLDRGVPFSIFAQPICMPQPWEGPTTFVATNVDLIGYDGQDGKKMHSLRIKTYANIRDKQFCKKSYELITEHQMCGHVEGADLQYGSALVGVRVENGVPKNYYLIGNLMGRFESYLEAPYLFMFIAPYSDWILDNIQAI, from the exons ATGATTCAATCAATTCAGTCTTTGTTGGTTCGACGTCCTATTCACAGCTCACACAACGAGATGCCGGGATCTagggtatttgtatttgtgaaCTCTATTGTTCTATCCGTGCTAG CCATTGCGGTAGTGTGTGAAGAGGAAGCATGTGGCAGACTGGATGAGAGACAGCTCTACACGAACAAGGTGTACGCCGAGCAGGATGAGCAGCCATGGCTGGGACGTCTTGTCTATAAGAACAGTAGTGAGGCATTCATATTTCATTGCGTAGCCGTGCTCCTCAATGCCCGGCATGCCCTGAACCCCGCCAGCTGTTTCTatcgaaacaaaaaaccacacacGCCCTATGCGGTTCTGTTCGACACCTCCGACTGTGAgtccagcacacacacaaaaatgttcTCGATTGACAAGTTTATTGTGCATCCCGACTACAATATCAACACACTTGGGGATGACCTGGCTGTTATCAGACTGGATCGCGGTGTGCCCTTCTCTATCTTTGCTCAGCCCATTTGCATGCCACAGCCCTGGGAGGGTCCAACTACTTTTGTTGCAACTAACGTGGACCTGATTGGTTACGATGGGCAGGACGGCAAGAAAATGCATAGCCTCCGCATCAAGACTTATGCGAACATCCGCGATAAGCAGTTTTGTAAGAAAAGCTACGAGCTGATCACGGAGCATCAGATGTGCGGACATGTTGAAGGAGCGGATCTGCAGTATGGGTCGGCTTTGGTAGGCGTTCGTGTGGAGAACGGCGTGCCCAAAAACTACTATCTTATCGGCAATTTGATGGGCAGATTTGAATCGTACCTCGAAGCGCCATACCTGTTTATGTTTATTGCCCCATACAGTGATTGGATTTTGGATAATATTCAGGCAATttga